A portion of the Tachysurus fulvidraco isolate hzauxx_2018 chromosome 8, HZAU_PFXX_2.0, whole genome shotgun sequence genome contains these proteins:
- the pts gene encoding 6-pyruvoyl tetrahydrobiopterin synthase isoform X1 — protein MEKRVKRVIDARERFCYITRVQSFSACHRLHSKSLTDEENERIFGKCNNPNGHGHNYKVEVTVQGKIDQNTGMVMNITDLKQCIEEGILKPLDHKNLDLDVPFFANTVSTTENLAVFIWDNMVKLLPPNMLYEIKVHETDKNIVVYRGE, from the exons ATGGAGAAACGTGTGAAGCGTGTGATCGATGCAAGGGAGCGTTTCTGTTATATTACACGGGTGCAGAGTTTCAGCGCTTGCCATCGACTGCACAG TAAATCACTGACTGATGAAGAGAACGAGAGAATATTTGGAAAATGCAACAATCCCAATGGCCATGGACACAACTACAAAG TTGAAGTTACAGTACAAGGAAAG ATTGACCAAAACACAGGAATGGTGATGAACATCACTGATCTTAAACAGTGTATAGAG GAGGGAATCCTGAAACCACTTGACCACAAAAACCTGGATCTGGATGTGCCATTCTTTGCTAATACTGTCAG CACAACTGAAAACCTGGCAGTGTTTATCTGGGACAACATGGTCAAGCTCCTTCCACCTAACATGCTCTACGAGATCAAGGTGCATGAGACGGACAAGAACATTGTTGTGTATCGAGGGGAGTAA
- the LOC113662540 gene encoding glucagon-like peptide 2 receptor isoform X1 — MHTRFSFQPATRMAKTGAIQLLSLLLLLPYTRVTGTIFEDLLQKHAEYKENCTRTLAATQHTVTGIYCNGTLDLFACWPYSSPGNISVPCPSYLPWIKEGFSGKVYKICTSNGTWETEENSSTVWQDKSECKDPGFFKNKEDEAFQHSVLRVLSIVGYTLTLSSLILAMIIMAFLRKLHCTRNYIHMNLFVSFMLRAMAVITKEIVIYITRSNKPNDEAGWNNYLDSTKALLCKAAEVAMQYFVACNYLWLLLEAIFLHTLLFTAVLTKRRLLKRYMLVGWGTPFLFVIPWTVAKALYENKGCWVITNRWIWWIIRAPITLSVFVIFCIFLRIIKLLLSKLQADQLRFTDYRYSLARAILVLIPLLGIHEILFIILIDETIEGSHRYVRNFINLTLSSFQGFLVAVLYCFANGEVRAELKNRWHVFVSNRMEYHNCFAGMHPKYLWKQSLKGKRHPSDHSDSYEERSHAPTQTQLTQVTIQSGVELSCGQCTSLEFYTRKRLSSSDGDMTLGETMEEILEESHF, encoded by the exons ATGCATACACGGTTCTCCTTCCAGCCAGCCACGAGGATGGCAAAAACTGGTGCCATACAACTCCTCAGTCTCCTTCTGCTGCTCCCATACACACGG GTCACTGGCACCATCTTTGAAGATCTGTTGCAAAAACATGCTGAATATAAAGAAAACTGTACCAGAACCCTGGCAGCCACCCAGcatactgtaactg gaatATACTGCAACGGGACATTAGACCTTTTTGCCTGTTGGCCATATTCATCTCCGGGCAACATATCAGTGCCTTGTCCCTCATATTTACCATGGATTAAGGAAG gtttttcaggaaaagtttataaaatatgtacTTCTAATGGAACCTGGGAAACAGAAGAGAATTCCAGCACTGTCTGGCAGGATAAATCTGAATGTAAAGACCCaggcttttttaaaaataag GAAGATGAAGCGTTTCAACATTCAGTCTTGAGGGTCCTCTCCATAGTTGGCTACACGTTGACCTTGTCCAGTCTGATTCTAGCTATGATTATTATGGCATTTTTGAG GAAGCTTCACTGTACTAGGAACTATATCCACATGAACCTCTTTGTGTCATTCATGCTTAGAGCTATGGCAGTCATTACCAAAGAAATCGTAATCTACATCACACGCTCCAACAAGCCCAATGATGAAGCTGGATGGAACAACTATCTGGATTCTACA AAAGCCCTGCTGTGTAAAGCCGCTGAGGTAGCAATGCAGTATTTTGTGGCCTGTAATTACTTATGGCTCCTGTTGGAGGCGATCTTCCTTCACACTCTACTCTTTACTGCTGTGTTGACCAAGCGGCGGCTGCTGAAGAGATACATGCTGGTAGGATGGG GGACTCCATTTCTGTTTGTGATACCTTGGACAGTGGCTAAAGCTCTGTATGAAAATAAAGG TTGCTGGGTCATCACTAACAGATGGATCTGGTGGATTATTAGAGCTCCAATTACACTGTCAGTTTTT gttattttctgtatatttctcAGGATCATAAAACTCCTGCTGTCAAAATTACAAGCTGATCAATTAAGGTTTACGGACTACAGATACAG TTTAGCAAGAGCAATACTGGTGTTGATTCCATTGCTTGGGATCCATGAAATCCTGTTCATAATCTTAATAGACGAAACTATTGAGGGAAGTCATCGATATGTGCGAAACTTCATCAATTTAACTCTGAGCTCTTTCCAG GGATTCTTGGTTGCTGTTCTGTACTGTTTTGCCAATGGAGAG GTCCGTGCTGAGCTGAAGAACAGGTGGCACGTGTTTGTCTCCAACCGCATGGAGTATCACAACTGCTTTGCAGGTATGCACCCCAAATACTTATGGAAACAGTCATTGAAGGGGAAAAGACACCCCTCGGATCACAGTGACTCATATGAAGAGCGAAGCCATGCTCCCACACAAACCCAGCTCACTCAGGTGACCATCCAATCAGGGGTAGAATTGTCCTGTGGACAGTGTACAAGTCTGGAGTTTTACACAAGGAAGCGTCTGTCCAGCAGTGATGGGGACATGACTTTGGGTGAGACCATGGAGGAGATTCTAGAGGAGAGTCATTTTTAA
- the LOC113662540 gene encoding glucagon-like peptide 2 receptor isoform X2: MHTRFSFQPATRMAKTGAIQLLSLLLLLPYTRVTGTIFEDLLQKHAEYKENCTRTLAATQHTVTGIYCNGTLDLFACWPYSSPGNISVPCPSYLPWIKEGFSGKVYKICTSNGTWETEENSSTVWQDKSECKDPGFFKNKEDEAFQHSVLRVLSIVGYTLTLSSLILAMIIMAFLRAMAVITKEIVIYITRSNKPNDEAGWNNYLDSTKALLCKAAEVAMQYFVACNYLWLLLEAIFLHTLLFTAVLTKRRLLKRYMLVGWGTPFLFVIPWTVAKALYENKGCWVITNRWIWWIIRAPITLSVFVIFCIFLRIIKLLLSKLQADQLRFTDYRYSLARAILVLIPLLGIHEILFIILIDETIEGSHRYVRNFINLTLSSFQGFLVAVLYCFANGEVRAELKNRWHVFVSNRMEYHNCFAGMHPKYLWKQSLKGKRHPSDHSDSYEERSHAPTQTQLTQVTIQSGVELSCGQCTSLEFYTRKRLSSSDGDMTLGETMEEILEESHF, from the exons ATGCATACACGGTTCTCCTTCCAGCCAGCCACGAGGATGGCAAAAACTGGTGCCATACAACTCCTCAGTCTCCTTCTGCTGCTCCCATACACACGG GTCACTGGCACCATCTTTGAAGATCTGTTGCAAAAACATGCTGAATATAAAGAAAACTGTACCAGAACCCTGGCAGCCACCCAGcatactgtaactg gaatATACTGCAACGGGACATTAGACCTTTTTGCCTGTTGGCCATATTCATCTCCGGGCAACATATCAGTGCCTTGTCCCTCATATTTACCATGGATTAAGGAAG gtttttcaggaaaagtttataaaatatgtacTTCTAATGGAACCTGGGAAACAGAAGAGAATTCCAGCACTGTCTGGCAGGATAAATCTGAATGTAAAGACCCaggcttttttaaaaataag GAAGATGAAGCGTTTCAACATTCAGTCTTGAGGGTCCTCTCCATAGTTGGCTACACGTTGACCTTGTCCAGTCTGATTCTAGCTATGATTATTATGGCATTTTTGAG AGCTATGGCAGTCATTACCAAAGAAATCGTAATCTACATCACACGCTCCAACAAGCCCAATGATGAAGCTGGATGGAACAACTATCTGGATTCTACA AAAGCCCTGCTGTGTAAAGCCGCTGAGGTAGCAATGCAGTATTTTGTGGCCTGTAATTACTTATGGCTCCTGTTGGAGGCGATCTTCCTTCACACTCTACTCTTTACTGCTGTGTTGACCAAGCGGCGGCTGCTGAAGAGATACATGCTGGTAGGATGGG GGACTCCATTTCTGTTTGTGATACCTTGGACAGTGGCTAAAGCTCTGTATGAAAATAAAGG TTGCTGGGTCATCACTAACAGATGGATCTGGTGGATTATTAGAGCTCCAATTACACTGTCAGTTTTT gttattttctgtatatttctcAGGATCATAAAACTCCTGCTGTCAAAATTACAAGCTGATCAATTAAGGTTTACGGACTACAGATACAG TTTAGCAAGAGCAATACTGGTGTTGATTCCATTGCTTGGGATCCATGAAATCCTGTTCATAATCTTAATAGACGAAACTATTGAGGGAAGTCATCGATATGTGCGAAACTTCATCAATTTAACTCTGAGCTCTTTCCAG GGATTCTTGGTTGCTGTTCTGTACTGTTTTGCCAATGGAGAG GTCCGTGCTGAGCTGAAGAACAGGTGGCACGTGTTTGTCTCCAACCGCATGGAGTATCACAACTGCTTTGCAGGTATGCACCCCAAATACTTATGGAAACAGTCATTGAAGGGGAAAAGACACCCCTCGGATCACAGTGACTCATATGAAGAGCGAAGCCATGCTCCCACACAAACCCAGCTCACTCAGGTGACCATCCAATCAGGGGTAGAATTGTCCTGTGGACAGTGTACAAGTCTGGAGTTTTACACAAGGAAGCGTCTGTCCAGCAGTGATGGGGACATGACTTTGGGTGAGACCATGGAGGAGATTCTAGAGGAGAGTCATTTTTAA
- the pts gene encoding 6-pyruvoyl tetrahydrobiopterin synthase isoform X2, with protein MEKRVKRVIDARERFCYITRVQSFSACHRLHSKSLTDEENERIFGKCNNPNGHGHNYKVEVTVQGKEGILKPLDHKNLDLDVPFFANTVSTTENLAVFIWDNMVKLLPPNMLYEIKVHETDKNIVVYRGE; from the exons ATGGAGAAACGTGTGAAGCGTGTGATCGATGCAAGGGAGCGTTTCTGTTATATTACACGGGTGCAGAGTTTCAGCGCTTGCCATCGACTGCACAG TAAATCACTGACTGATGAAGAGAACGAGAGAATATTTGGAAAATGCAACAATCCCAATGGCCATGGACACAACTACAAAG TTGAAGTTACAGTACAAGGAAAG GAGGGAATCCTGAAACCACTTGACCACAAAAACCTGGATCTGGATGTGCCATTCTTTGCTAATACTGTCAG CACAACTGAAAACCTGGCAGTGTTTATCTGGGACAACATGGTCAAGCTCCTTCCACCTAACATGCTCTACGAGATCAAGGTGCATGAGACGGACAAGAACATTGTTGTGTATCGAGGGGAGTAA
- the rcvrnb gene encoding recoverin b: MGNSKSSALSEELLEDLKSNTTYTEEQLYAWYQAFLKECPSGCISREQFEGIYARFFPDANPKAYAQHVFRSFDSDSDGTLDFKEYIVALHLTSSGRTREKLEWAFALYDVDKNGSITKNEINEIVKSIFNMISKEDQKNLPEDENTPEKRTKKIWDFFGKKEKDKITEGEFINGVMDNKNILRLIQFDEPQKIQNRLKQKKQ; encoded by the exons ATGGGCAACAGTAAAAGTAGTGCTCTTTCTGAAGAACTACTAGAGGACCTAAAGTCTAACACTACATATACCGAAGAGCAGCTTTACGCCTGGTATCAAGCCTTTCTGAAAGAGTGCCCAAGCGGATGCATCAGCAGGGAGCAGTTTGAGGGCATCTACGCAAGGTTCTTTCCTGATGCGAACCCTAAGGCCTACGCTCAGCACGTGTTCCGAAGTTTTGACTCGGATAGTGATGGCACACTTGATTTTAAAGAGTATATTGTGGCATTGCACCTCACCTCCTCTGGAAGGACCAGAGAAAAGCTTGAGTGGGCCTTCGCTTTGTACGATGTTGATAAGAACGGCAGCATAACAAAAAATGAGATCAATGAAATTGTCAAG tcaATATTTAACATGATCTCAAAAGAGGACCAGAAAAACCTCCCAGAAGATGAAAACACaccagaaaaaagaacaaaaaaaatctgggacttttttgggaaaaaagaaaagg ATAAAATTACAGAAGGAGAGTTCATCAACGGAGTGATGGACAATAAGAACATCCTCAGACTGATCCAGTTTGATGAGCCTCAGAAGATTCAAAACCGATTGAAACAAAAGAAGCAATAA